The Methylocystis bryophila genome contains the following window.
CGCGCACGTTCTCGAGGATCTCGACCCATATCTCCTGATCGGCGAAACGGCGCACGACGGCGCGACAGAGCGGCAAGTTGAGATAGGTGGCGATCGCCTCCGCGAGCGCCCGATTAGAATTGCCGCTGAGGAGCTTCATTAACGCCATCGCCATCCCTGTTCCTGACCCCGCGGGGTCTTAGCAGCGGAGCGCGGTCGGAACAATACGACGGGGATGTGACGACGAGCGCCGTGAGCAAGGAAACGCGGGAAGGCCGAACAGGCCGCTGTGGCCGGCTGTCACGCTTCCGTTCGGCCAGGCTTCAGCTTTCGCGAGCGGAAGCGCCCTGGCTCCCGTCGCCAGCGGCCGTCCCGCTTCGCCTTTTGGGAGCAAGAAGAGCATGCCACGGAAAAGCGCGAAGCGGTTTTCCGATCAGGACATGCTCTAACTTTTTGATTTGGGGCGAGTCCTAACGCGCGAGGAAGGCGCGCGTCCTCGCCGTCAAGCCCGCGAGCGCCAGGAACGCCAAGCCCAGCAGGCCAGCGCCGGGAACGGGGCCGGGAGCCGCCGGCGCCGGAAAGAGATAGAGTCCCAGGCCTGCCGGGGCGACGCCGTTGACGTGGATGATTGAGGCGCCCGTCAGATTGGAGCTGGCCGCCCAGATGTTGGCGCCATCCTCCCAATAGACCTGGCCGCCGCCGGCGACGACGTTGGTCGCGTTGACGCCAATGTTCCCGGCCGCCACGCCCGGATTGGCCGTGAAGAACCCGGAAATCCCGCTGCCGCCAAAGCTTTCGTAAAGAATGCCGGTTGTGGCGTCGAGGCCGAGCCCCGCGGGCGCCGCGCCGTTGACGTGGATGATGGAAGCGCCCGTCAGATTGGAGTTGGCCGCCCAGATGTTGGCGCCATCCTCCCAGTAGACCTTGCCGCCGCCAGCCACGACATTGGTCGCATTTACGCCAATCGTGCCGACTGCCTGGCCCGGATTGGCCGTGAAAAACCCGGTCACCCCGTCGCCGCCGAAGCTTTCGTAAAGAATGCCGGTCGTGGCGTCGAGGGCAAGCCCTGTCGGCGCGGCGCCGTTGACGTGGATGATCGAGGCGCCCGTCAGATTGGAGTTGGCCGCCCAGATGTTGACGCCGTCCTCCCAATAGACCTTGCCGCCGCCGGCCACGACATTGGTCGCATTGACGCCAATAGTGCCGACAGCCTGGCCCGGATTGGCCGTGAAAAACCCGGTAACCCCGTCTCCCCCGAAGCTTTCGTAAAGAACGCCCGGCGCCGCCTTCGCCGCGCCGGGAGTAAGCAGACTTGTGAAAACGGCCGCGACGGCCAGTGAAATTGACGGTCTAACGTATTGCATTTCCAATCTCCGAGCTGGGGGCCTCCTGACGGGCCAACAAGGGTCTTCGAGTCGCTTAGCCAAGATGTTACAGCCAAGACGTTACAAACAAGATGCTACAGAAAGTGACCGTCACCCTTGTCTCATGCTTTGCTGACGGTGGAAAGACGCTCGTCCCCAGCTCGAGCGGGATATGCGATAGTTCAAGGGGCTTTGAGATTACCCCGCATGATCAGCATGACCCGATGAGCCGTCTCGAGGTCGTCGACCGATAGGCCCGCGGAGAGCCGGTCGCTCCAGGGCGCCTGCAATCGCATCGCGGCTTCAAAGCGCTGCTTTCCCTCCTTCGTGAGAAGGACGAGCTGCGCCTTGCGATGATGCGGGTTGGCTTCAAAGGCGACCAAACCTTCTCTGGCCAGATCATTGACGATCCGCTGCACGTTCTGGCGATGGGCCCCGAGATCGCGGGCGAGCCAGGCGACGGGCTGCGGCCTATCGGCGGCGGCGATCGCCCCAAGCACCTGCCAACGCGCGCTCGTCAGGCCGAGCCCAGCCACCAGCCGATCGCCTGCGGCCAGAAGCTGGTTGTTCAGCCGGAACAGGTCGAGCACGAGCTTGGTCACGGCGTCGCCGGCGCCTGTGCGTTTGGGCTTGACCATTTCGCTCCCGAGCTTGGACCAACGTTGACATCATGATGTCAATAGTTATATGACACCATCAAACCATATTGGTATCATCACCCGAAGCAAGGGCTGACGACGCCGCTCCCGCCTCCTTCGACGGAGCTTGAACTTGACCTATGGGCTTTTGGTGTTCGCGCATCTCGTCGGCCTTGCGCTCATGTCCGGCGGATTGATCGGGGTCTGGCTGTTCGATCTCCGCTCACGGCAACTGACCGAGCTGCCTCTGTTCGCCGAGGCGGTGCGCAACATCGCGGTTTTCTACGATGGCGTCGTCGTGCCGGGGGCCCTGTTGTTGCTCGCGTCGGGAAGCTGGCTCATCGTCTCCTTTTATGGCGGCTGGGTTTTTCTCGACATCCCCTGGCTCGTCGGCATGGTCGCGCTTTTCGCGCTCGAATTCGTCGAGGGCAACACGATCACCCGTCTCTATTTCATGCGGTTGCGGCGCTTGACGAAGGACGCCCTGGCGCAGGGACGCGTGACGCCCGAGCTCGAGCGCGCCCGACAGGCTGAGTTGGTCCCGACCTTCACGCATTTTCTGGACATTCCGATCCTCATGGTCATCATCTCGCTCGGCGCTCTGCGCCCGACCACATGGACGCAGTTCGGCGTCGGCGTCGTCGCAGCGCTCGTCGTCGCGACGCTGCTCACGCTCGTCATTCCCCGGCTCTATCCTTGGACGCCTGCGGCAGGCGCGAAGGAGCAACCCTGAACGGCCGCGCGCAAATTTTCTCGACGGGCCCCAACATCAGCGTATCTTGCGTCGAGAGCGCATCTATAGAGCCGGCCGCGGGCCGCGCATTTCCGGAGACACGAACGACTGTGCGCGAACCGCCGCAAGATTGCCGCCTGCTCGTTTGCGTCGGGCCGCGCTGCGACGCGCAGGGAAGGGGAAGCGCGCTTCTTGCAAGGCTTCGCGCTCTGCTGGAGGATGCGGCCGGCGTCTCTTGCCAGAGCCGCGACTGCCTACGCCTCTGCACGGGGGAGCCCGTCGTGCGGCTGGAGCCTTCGGGCGACGTGCTCGCCAATCCTGACCCCGAGGAGCTGATGCGACTGGCGAGGCGACTCTAGACTAGTCGCAGGGCGCCGGTCCTTTCTCCTCGAGTGGATGGCCGGCCTTCTCCCAGGCGTCGGCGCCGCCCGGATACCAAAAGATGTTGGTGTAGCCCAATGTCATGGCGCGCTTGCCGGCGTTCCACGACGCCCAGCAATGCGTTCGGCAATAGAACAGGATCGGCTTCGATTTGTCGCCGCCGGTCGCGCGCGCGAGCCCTTCCTCGAAATAACGCTGGGCCTCCGGCGAGAGCTCTCCGAACCCCGTATCGGCGAGCCAAAGGCTGCCCGGGATGTTGCGGCGCGGCTCCGGACTCCAGAGCGCATCGGGGGCAAGATCGGCGGGGCGCTTCGGCCGCGCGATCGCGTCGATGAAGACGGCGGCCTTGCGCGTCCAAAGGTCGAAGGCCTGCGCCGTGTCGACCACGGTCGCGCCCTTCAGCGTCGCCGGCGTGGGGGCGTGGTATTTCTCCATCCGGTAGCCCTCGGGCTCCAGCGGCGGCTCCTCTTGCGCCTGAGCGGCGCATGCGGCGGCAAATGTCACGCAGAGCGCGATGATCCCGGGCCATCCGATTTTCTTCATGGGCCTTGGTCCCTCCCCTATTGCGGGAGCCTATGCCGGCCGTAGCCGCTCAACAAGGCGCAATCGGGTGGGCGATTTGCATCCGCGCCCTCATCCCGAGGAGGCTCCGCAAGGAGCCGTCTCGAGGGATGAGGCTTGCCAGATTCTCGCGAGCCCGCGCGCTAGGCCGCCCTTCGAGACGCCCGCTTTGCTGGCCCCTCAGGCTGAGGGCGCCCAGCCGCGCCTTGTCGCTGGACGACCCCCCATGCTACCGGGAGCACGTCCCAACTCTGCGAGCCTCACCCTTGCTTTCGCTCGATTCCTTCTCCCGCATCGTCGTCAAGGTCGGCTCCTCGCTGCTCGTCGAGCCGGGCGGCGCGAGCGTGCGGCGCGACTGGCTCGAGGGGCTGGCCGACGATCTGGCGGCGTTGCGCAAGCGCGGCGCCGAGACGCTCGTCGTGTCCTCCGGCGCCGTGGCGCTCGGCCGCGGCGTCCTGGGGCTGCCGCCCGGACCCCTTGCGCTCGAGGATAGCCAGGCCGCCGCCGCCGTTGGCCAAATCGAGCTCGCGCGCCTCTGGGCGCACACGCTCGCCGAGCGCGGCCTCGTCGCCGGGCAGATCCTCGTCACCTTCGGCGACACGGAAGAGCGCCGCCGCTACCTCTATGCGCGCGAATGTGTGACCCGCCTGCTCGGCCTCGGCGCCGTGCCGATCGTCAATGAGAACGACACCGTCGCCACCGCCGAAATCCGCTATGGCGACAATGACCGGCTGGCCGCGCGCGTCGCGAGCATGGTTTCGGCGGATCTTTTGGTGCTGCTCTCCGACGTCGACGGTCTCTACTCCGCGCCGCCCGGCGAGGACCCGAGCGCCGAGCATATATCGGTGATCGCGCGCGTGACCCCGGACATCGAGGCCATGGCCGGCGGCGCGGCCTCGCAATTCTCGCGTGGCGGCATGCGCACCAAGATCGAGGCGGCCAAGATCGCGACGACCGGCGGCGCGCATATGGTGATCGCCGACGGCCGAGCGCCCTCCCCCTTGAAACGCATCGCCCATGGCGAGCGCTGCAGCTGGTTCCTGACGCCGTCGAACCCGATGACGGCCCGCAAAAAATGGATCGCCGGCTCGCTCGCGCCGAAGGGCGCCGCGCATCTCGACGCGGGCGCGGCCGCCGCGCTGATGAAGGGCAAGAGCCTGCTGCCGGCGGGCGTCACGAAGCTCGAAGGCGGATTTGCGCGGGGCGACTGCATTCTCATTCGCGACGCCAACGGCGCCGAGATCGGCCGCGGCCTTGCCACCTATGACGCGTCCGACGCCGCGCGCATCATCGGGCGCTCGTCGAAGGATATCGAGAGCATTCTGGGCTTCAAAGGGCCGGACGAGTTGATCCACCGCGACGACATGGCGCTCGCGGGGGAGTGAGCGCGTTCCCTCGCCCCGTTTACGGGGAGAGGGTTAGGGGCGCGGGTTTTTTGGGCGCAAGCGTCCCGGTATCGCGCTCGGACACGGCAGAATGCGAGCCGGGCCGGCACTCTACCCAGCCCCTCACCCCACCCTCTCCCCGCGCGCGGAGAGAGGGAGAGGCGTGGCTCACAGGCCGAGGTTTTTCGCTTCTCTGTCGCCGCCAATGAGCGTACGATGTCGCTATGACCAAGCTTCTCGAACGCGCCGTCGAAGCCGCTCGCGGGCTCCCCCCGGAAGCACAAGACGAGATTGCGCGACTCGTCTTGCAGCTCGCCGGAGAAGAAGAACCGCGGGTCGCCCTAACCGATGACGAACGCGCGGCACTCGCCGCCTCGAAAGCGGCCGCCGGGCGCGGCAAGTTCGCGACGGACGACGACGTGCGGCGCTTGTGGGCGAAGTATGGGCTGTGACGGTGCATTATACGCTTCCGGCTTTGGCCGATCTCAAGGCGGTCATTAATTTTTTAATGATTGGACGTGTCCATGATCGAGCTGCCGACAGCCATTCCGGATCCTGACATCCTGCTTGCGTTGGAGCCCGAAGAACTCGGCTCAAGAATGCTTTTCCTCATCCGGGAACGTCACGGTACTGCAATGTTCCTCCTGCGGGCCCTCAGAAGCGAGCTGTGGGAACAAAGGTATGATAATCGGCCTCAATACCCAGTACACAGGAAAAGGGAGATTGATCTTGCTCTAGCCGAAGCGCTGGCTTGGCTTGAGGCGCAAGGACTAATTGTGTCAGCCGATGGATATAATGGGGAGATCGGTTGGCGCCTTTTGAGTCGTCGAGCGGTGAAATTTGAAACCGAGGCCGAATTTCGAAATTTCGCTGTTGCGCGTCTATTGCCCAAAGACACGTTGCACATGCGAATTTCCAGTATTGTTTGGCAAGCCTTTATTCGCGGTCAATATGATGTCGCGGTGTTGCAGGCAATGAAAGCCGTCGAAGTGGCTGTTCGCGAGGGTGCGGGCTTGCCGGGTAGGGACATAGGCACGACGCTCATGCGAAAGGCATTCGATCCGGACAACGGGCCGCTGACTAATCCAGATGATGAAAAGGCGGAGAGGGAAGCACGATCTGCACTGTTCGCAGGAGCAATCGGGGGCTACAAAAACCCACAATCGCATCGCGACGTAAATCTCGATGATCCGTCTGAGGCCATCGAGATCATCATGTTGGCGAATCACCTGTTACGAATTGTTGATGCGCGGATTGCCGCAAGGAAATTGCGCTAGGGAAGGCCTGCGAGTCGCTGTTACATTACACCGAAGGCGTGGGCATTTATCATCGCGTTCTATCTCTGATTGTCGGGCCTACCATCACTTCACCGCCACCGCCATCGAGGTCGGCCCGACGAGCGGCTCGATGCGCACCGAAGAAAACCCCGCTTCGCGCATCCATTCCATGCATTCGGCGCCCGTGTAGTCGAAGCCGCCGGGCGTCTCGATCAGCATGTTGAGGCTCATCAACAGGCCGTGCACGTTCTCGCGACGCTCGTCGTCGATCATCGACTCATAGACGATCAAAGCGCCGCCCTTGGGCAGCGACTCATAGGCCTTGGCGAGCAGCATGCGCTTTTGCATCAAGTCCCAGTCGTGCAGGATGCGGCCCATCACGATGACGTCGGCGCTGGGCAGCTTGTCGGTGAAGAAATCGCCGCAAAGAAAGCGCACGCGCTCGGAAAGTTCCTGGCGCGCGATGTAGCGTTCGAAAATCGGCTTCACCGCCGGCAGATCGAAGCCCGCGCCGGAGAGATGCGGATGCGCGCGCGCGACGGTCGCTGGCAGCATGCCTTGCGCCGCGCCGATATCGACAAAGCTCTCATGCTGGCTCCAGGGAAATTTCTCGGCGATCGCTCGCGCGGGGCCGGCGCTGCCGCCGCTCATCGCGGCGAGAAAGCCTTCGAGGCGCTTCTCGTCGGCGTAAAGCGCGGCGAAAACATCGTCCGATTCCTTGTTCTCGCCCTGCCGGCGGCCCGTGCGCAAGGCCTCGGTCAGATGGCCCCAATGCGCGTAGAGCCGGGCGCTCGCCATTTCCAACATGCCGCCGACATAGCTGGGCTTGGCTCGATCCAGAAACAGGTCCGTTTCCGGCGTGTTGGCGTAAACGCCCTTCTCGCGCTCCAGCAGCTTCATCGCCACGAGCGCGTCGAGAAAGTCGCGCGCGCTTCGCTCGTGCAGACCGAGCTTTTGCCTCAAAGTCTCAAGATCTGCGGGTCCTTTGGCCAGCTCTGTGAAAAGCCCGAGCTCGACGGCCGAGAGCAGCGTCCTCGCGGTCCAGAAACTCATGCCGGTTTCGAGAATTTTTTGCGGAGAAATCTCTTCGCTCATGAGTCTTTCCTTTCAGGGCTCTTGCGTCCGAGCGCCGTCTGCGCGGCGGCAAGGCGAGCGATGGGCGCGCGAAAAGGCGAGCAGGAAACGTAATCCACGCCGATCCGGTCGAAGAACGCGATCGAGTCCGGATCGCCGCCGTGCTCGCCGCACACGCCCAGGGTGATGTCGGGCCGCGCCTGACGCGCCCGCTCGCAGCCGAGCGCGATCAATTCGCCGACGCCGGCGACGTCGAGCGTCACGAACGGATCCGTCGGCAGCACGCCCTTGGCCACATAGGATCTGAGAAAGGCGCCGGCGTCGTCGCGCGAGATGCCGAGCGTCGTCTGCGTCAAATCATTGGTGCCAAACGAGAGGAATTCGGCCGAGCGCGCGATCTCGCCAGCGAGCAGCGCCGCGCGCGGCAATTCGATCATCGCGCCGATACGGTAGCGCGAGGCGATCCCGGTCTCGAGCTCCACGGCCTTGGCTGTCGCCTCGACGCGCGCTTTGACGAGATCGAGCTCCGCCTTAGCGAAGACGAGCGGGACCATGATCTCGACATGCGTCGCCCGACCGGTCTCGATCGCCGCCTCGATCGCCGCCTCGAAGATCGCGCGCGCCTGCATATCGACAATCTCGGGAAAGGCGACGGCGAGACGCACGCCGCGAAAGCCCAGCATCGGATTGGACTCGGCGAGTTCTTGCGCGCGCTTGTTGAGCTTTGCGGCATCGGCGCCCAGCGCCTTGGCGACGCTTGCGAGCTCTGCGTCGGTCTTCGGCAGGAATTCGTGCAGAGGCGGATCGAGCAGGCGGATCGTGACGGGGAGCCCCGCCATGATCTCGAACAGCTCCTTGAAATCCTCGCGCTGCATGGGGAGGAGCTTGGCGAGCGCCGCGCGCCGGCCGGCCGCATTGTCCGCGAGGATCATCTCGCGCACCGCGACAATGCGCTCGCCCTCGAAAAACATGTGCTCGGTGCGCGCGAGGCCGATCCCTTCCGCGCCGAATTTGAGCGCGGCGCGCGCGTCGGACGGCGTCTCGGCGTTAGCGCGCACGCGCAGCCGCCTCACGCGATCCGCCCAGTCCATCAGCGTCGCGAACTCGCCGGTGAGCGCCGGCCGCAGCATTCTGACCGCGCCCGCCATGACCTTGCCGGACGAGCCGTCGACCGTGATCACGTCGCCCTTGACGAAGCGGCGTCCGCCGACCGTGAAGCTTTGATCCTCGTAATCGATGCGCAGGCCGGTCGCGGCGGTGACGCAGGGCTTCCCCATGCCCCGCGCGACGACCGCCGCATGCGAGGTCATGCCGCCGCGCGCTGTGAGAACGCCTTCGGCGGCGTGCATGCCGGCGATGTCGTCGGGGCTCGTCTCGATGCGCACGAGAATGGCCTTGCGGCCGAGCGCGGCGCTGCTTTCGGCGTCGCGGTTCGAAAAGACGATCTCGCCGCAGGCCGCGCCGGGCGAGGCCGGCAAGCCGCTCGCCAGCACGAGCGGCCGGTCGCTCGGATCGATCGTCGGATGCAGCAATTGATCGAGCGAGGCCGGCTCGATGCGATTGAGCGCCGCCTCGCGGTCGATCAGGCCCTCATTGGCCATGTCGATGGCGATTTTTAGCGCGGCGGTCGTCGTGCGCCTTCCGGATTTCGTCTGCAGCATCCAAAGCCGTCCGGCCTCGACCGTGAACTCCATGTTCTGCATGTCGCGATAATGTCGTTCGACGCAGCCGGCGCATCGATCGAGCTCGGTGAAAGCTTTTGGCAACGAGGCTTCGAGCGAGCCGGCGGCGGGCTTGCCGCCGATCGCCGACTCGCGAATGGGCCATGGCGTGCGCAGGCCCGAAGTCACGTCGTCGCCTTGCGCATTCGGCAAAAATTCTCCGAACAGCTCGCGGGCGCCCGTGGCGGGATTGCGCGAGAAGGCGACCCCGGCCCCGCTCTCGCCGCCGATATTGCCGAAGACCATCGCCTGAACGACGACCGCCGCCCCGATGTCCTCGGCAATGTCGTGAAGCGCGCGATAAGCCTGCGCCCGCGGGCTGTGCCAGGACAAGAAGGCCGCCCGAATCGCCGCCCATAGCTGCTCGCGCGGATCCTGGGGAAAGCGGCCTTTTCCGATCTCGAAATAGATCCCGAGAACCTCGCGCCAATCGGCGGCCGAGAGCTCGGCGTCACGCACGTAGCCCTTGGCCTCCTTGTGCTTGTCCAGCGCCTCCTCGAACTCGTAATGCTCATGGTCGAGCGCCACGCAGCAGAACAGCTCGACGAGCCGTCGATAGCAGTCGTAAGCGAAAACTTCGTCCCCGCAGGTGCTGGCGAGCGCCGTGACCGTCTGATCGTTCAATCCGATGTTCAGAGCCGTGCCCATCAGGCCCGGCGTCGAGACGCGCCCGCTCGGCCGCACGGCGACGAGAAGCGGCCATTTGGGATCGCCGAAAGCGTGACCGGCGTCGGCCGCGAGCTTTGCCAGCGCGGCGTCGACGGCCTCGGTCAGCCCCGGCGGCATCTGGCCCGAATGCGCGTGAAAATATCGGCAGGCGTCCGATGAGATCGTGAAGCCGGGCGGCACGGGGAGGCCCAGTCGCGCCATTTCGGCGAGGCCCGCGCCCTTAGAGCCCAGGACGTCGCCGAGCGCGGCCCCGCCCTCGGCTTCACCCTGGCGAAAGCTGTAGCACCATTTGGTCATCGGACCATCGATCTCGCGTAACACGGTCTCAGACGGAGGGGCTGAAACGCCGGCGCAGGAAGAGCGCGAAAGCGAGCTGGCCCGCTCCGTACATCATCATGTCGACGCCAAGGAAAAGACCGAGAACATAGGGAGAGTTCTGCGGCCAGCCGAAGACGATCAAGAGCCCGAGCACGGTCGTCAATCCGCCGGCGAGTCCGACCTGCCAGCGGGGAGCCTCCGGCAGCCTCCTCGCAAGAAAAAGCCGCAGCGCGCCCGTCGCCACGAGCGAGAGGCCGAGCAGCAGCGTCAGCCCGACGGCGCTCGCCTCCGGGTTGGCGAGCGCGAAGGAGCCCGCGACGATGTAAAAGAGGCCGACGGCGCCGACGAGCAGCCGGCTTGTCCAGCGATGGGCGTGCAGCGCA
Protein-coding sequences here:
- a CDS encoding MarR family winged helix-turn-helix transcriptional regulator translates to MVKPKRTGAGDAVTKLVLDLFRLNNQLLAAGDRLVAGLGLTSARWQVLGAIAAADRPQPVAWLARDLGAHRQNVQRIVNDLAREGLVAFEANPHHRKAQLVLLTKEGKQRFEAAMRLQAPWSDRLSAGLSVDDLETAHRVMLIMRGNLKAP
- a CDS encoding DUF2269 family protein; protein product: MTYGLLVFAHLVGLALMSGGLIGVWLFDLRSRQLTELPLFAEAVRNIAVFYDGVVVPGALLLLASGSWLIVSFYGGWVFLDIPWLVGMVALFALEFVEGNTITRLYFMRLRRLTKDALAQGRVTPELERARQAELVPTFTHFLDIPILMVIISLGALRPTTWTQFGVGVVAALVVATLLTLVIPRLYPWTPAAGAKEQP
- a CDS encoding PQQ-dependent catabolism-associated CXXCW motif protein codes for the protein MKKIGWPGIIALCVTFAAACAAQAQEEPPLEPEGYRMEKYHAPTPATLKGATVVDTAQAFDLWTRKAAVFIDAIARPKRPADLAPDALWSPEPRRNIPGSLWLADTGFGELSPEAQRYFEEGLARATGGDKSKPILFYCRTHCWASWNAGKRAMTLGYTNIFWYPGGADAWEKAGHPLEEKGPAPCD
- the proB gene encoding glutamate 5-kinase produces the protein MLSLDSFSRIVVKVGSSLLVEPGGASVRRDWLEGLADDLAALRKRGAETLVVSSGAVALGRGVLGLPPGPLALEDSQAAAAVGQIELARLWAHTLAERGLVAGQILVTFGDTEERRRYLYARECVTRLLGLGAVPIVNENDTVATAEIRYGDNDRLAARVASMVSADLLVLLSDVDGLYSAPPGEDPSAEHISVIARVTPDIEAMAGGAASQFSRGGMRTKIEAAKIATTGGAHMVIADGRAPSPLKRIAHGERCSWFLTPSNPMTARKKWIAGSLAPKGAAHLDAGAAAALMKGKSLLPAGVTKLEGGFARGDCILIRDANGAEIGRGLATYDASDAARIIGRSSKDIESILGFKGPDELIHRDDMALAGE
- a CDS encoding TIGR02391 family protein, whose translation is MIELPTAIPDPDILLALEPEELGSRMLFLIRERHGTAMFLLRALRSELWEQRYDNRPQYPVHRKREIDLALAEALAWLEAQGLIVSADGYNGEIGWRLLSRRAVKFETEAEFRNFAVARLLPKDTLHMRISSIVWQAFIRGQYDVAVLQAMKAVEVAVREGAGLPGRDIGTTLMRKAFDPDNGPLTNPDDEKAEREARSALFAGAIGGYKNPQSHRDVNLDDPSEAIEIIMLANHLLRIVDARIAARKLR
- a CDS encoding methyltransferase; amino-acid sequence: MSEEISPQKILETGMSFWTARTLLSAVELGLFTELAKGPADLETLRQKLGLHERSARDFLDALVAMKLLEREKGVYANTPETDLFLDRAKPSYVGGMLEMASARLYAHWGHLTEALRTGRRQGENKESDDVFAALYADEKRLEGFLAAMSGGSAGPARAIAEKFPWSQHESFVDIGAAQGMLPATVARAHPHLSGAGFDLPAVKPIFERYIARQELSERVRFLCGDFFTDKLPSADVIVMGRILHDWDLMQKRMLLAKAYESLPKGGALIVYESMIDDERRENVHGLLMSLNMLIETPGGFDYTGAECMEWMREAGFSSVRIEPLVGPTSMAVAVK
- the ppdK gene encoding pyruvate, phosphate dikinase; its protein translation is MTKWCYSFRQGEAEGGAALGDVLGSKGAGLAEMARLGLPVPPGFTISSDACRYFHAHSGQMPPGLTEAVDAALAKLAADAGHAFGDPKWPLLVAVRPSGRVSTPGLMGTALNIGLNDQTVTALASTCGDEVFAYDCYRRLVELFCCVALDHEHYEFEEALDKHKEAKGYVRDAELSAADWREVLGIYFEIGKGRFPQDPREQLWAAIRAAFLSWHSPRAQAYRALHDIAEDIGAAVVVQAMVFGNIGGESGAGVAFSRNPATGARELFGEFLPNAQGDDVTSGLRTPWPIRESAIGGKPAAGSLEASLPKAFTELDRCAGCVERHYRDMQNMEFTVEAGRLWMLQTKSGRRTTTAALKIAIDMANEGLIDREAALNRIEPASLDQLLHPTIDPSDRPLVLASGLPASPGAACGEIVFSNRDAESSAALGRKAILVRIETSPDDIAGMHAAEGVLTARGGMTSHAAVVARGMGKPCVTAATGLRIDYEDQSFTVGGRRFVKGDVITVDGSSGKVMAGAVRMLRPALTGEFATLMDWADRVRRLRVRANAETPSDARAALKFGAEGIGLARTEHMFFEGERIVAVREMILADNAAGRRAALAKLLPMQREDFKELFEIMAGLPVTIRLLDPPLHEFLPKTDAELASVAKALGADAAKLNKRAQELAESNPMLGFRGVRLAVAFPEIVDMQARAIFEAAIEAAIETGRATHVEIMVPLVFAKAELDLVKARVEATAKAVELETGIASRYRIGAMIELPRAALLAGEIARSAEFLSFGTNDLTQTTLGISRDDAGAFLRSYVAKGVLPTDPFVTLDVAGVGELIALGCERARQARPDITLGVCGEHGGDPDSIAFFDRIGVDYVSCSPFRAPIARLAAAQTALGRKSPERKDS
- a CDS encoding HdeD family acid-resistance protein; the encoded protein is MTLLGDSPLPHGQAVERLRSRWPWFAAFGALSVFFGVASLVLVNPATIASVYLIAIFVIIIGGLDISLALHAHRWTSRLLVGAVGLFYIVAGSFALANPEASAVGLTLLLGLSLVATGALRLFLARRLPEAPRWQVGLAGGLTTVLGLLIVFGWPQNSPYVLGLFLGVDMMMYGAGQLAFALFLRRRFSPSV